A DNA window from Romeriopsis navalis LEGE 11480 contains the following coding sequences:
- a CDS encoding DUF3131 domain-containing protein translates to MFGDFQSPPMKWLLLTQIGGFATAGGLVWALQTWDQQLTPQPIVASVNQAFAQVRPAQIAQWDQASLQQPQQPPMLLEADSRIGPDQIQGPLSASEQAMAQRAWRYFDANWQESTGLVNRVDRIAVTSLHDMATSLAALVSARELALISDRIFQHKLKRLLQTLATLPLYNGELPHRLYHTQTALPLAKHPRTGQSSTGWSAIDIGRLARWLKIVGARYPQFKPQTEAIWQRWQVSLLTRNGQLMASQIRHGREQLYQQGRLGYETYAAYGLRLWGLPVDVALQPQKYMTISHVYGQPVPTDRRRRNFDNDVSVNSDPYILDGIETGFQALPRSLAEAVLRAQMARFEKTQQLTAVATDAIDRAPFRLTNTVIADQKPWSTYAGSQQYADFRFLSTKAAVGWYVLYPNHYTRRLVEFVQSELGGEQGWQSGFYETLRQPNQALSADTNGVILASLLYRKVDQPLMDWAGIRPVTQPTSDGS, encoded by the coding sequence ATGTTTGGAGATTTTCAATCACCACCAATGAAATGGTTATTGCTAACGCAAATCGGTGGATTTGCCACAGCGGGTGGATTAGTTTGGGCTTTGCAAACTTGGGATCAACAGCTCACGCCTCAGCCTATCGTTGCATCGGTCAACCAGGCGTTTGCGCAAGTCCGTCCGGCGCAAATTGCCCAATGGGATCAAGCGTCGCTACAGCAGCCTCAACAGCCTCCCATGCTGCTTGAAGCCGATAGTCGTATCGGGCCTGACCAAATTCAAGGACCGTTGTCGGCGTCTGAGCAGGCGATGGCCCAGCGGGCTTGGCGTTACTTTGATGCAAATTGGCAGGAATCGACAGGGCTGGTGAATCGTGTTGATCGGATAGCCGTCACGAGTCTGCACGATATGGCAACAAGTTTAGCCGCCTTGGTTAGTGCGCGGGAGTTGGCGCTAATTAGCGATCGTATATTTCAACATAAGCTAAAACGCCTATTACAAACCTTGGCCACGTTGCCGCTGTATAACGGCGAATTACCCCATCGCCTCTACCATACGCAAACGGCGTTGCCGCTCGCGAAACACCCGCGCACGGGACAATCCTCAACCGGCTGGTCGGCGATCGATATTGGTCGGTTAGCGCGCTGGTTAAAAATTGTTGGTGCCCGCTATCCTCAATTTAAACCCCAGACCGAAGCAATTTGGCAACGCTGGCAAGTGAGCTTGCTGACGCGCAACGGCCAACTGATGGCAAGTCAAATTCGTCATGGTCGTGAACAGCTTTATCAGCAGGGGCGCCTTGGCTATGAAACCTATGCAGCCTATGGATTGCGGCTATGGGGATTGCCGGTTGATGTGGCGCTGCAACCGCAAAAATATATGACGATTAGTCATGTATATGGCCAACCGGTCCCGACCGATCGTCGCCGGCGCAATTTTGATAATGATGTCAGCGTAAATAGTGATCCCTATATTTTAGATGGGATTGAAACCGGTTTTCAGGCATTGCCTCGGAGCTTGGCTGAAGCGGTGTTACGCGCGCAGATGGCCCGGTTTGAAAAAACGCAACAACTGACGGCTGTTGCCACGGATGCGATTGATCGTGCGCCATTTCGCTTGACGAATACGGTGATTGCCGATCAAAAACCTTGGTCAACCTATGCGGGGTCACAGCAATACGCTGACTTTCGGTTTCTGAGTACGAAAGCTGCAGTGGGTTGGTATGTGTTGTATCCCAATCATTACACGCGGCGTTTAGTTGAGTTTGTACAGTCGGAACTTGGGGGCGAACAGGGTTGGCAAAGCGGCTTTTACGAAACCTTGCGTCAACCGAATCAGGCATTGAGTGCGGATACCAATGGGGTGATTTTAGCGAGTTTGCTCTATCGCAAGGTTGATCAGCCGTTGATGGATTGGGCCGGGATTCGCCCCGTAACGCAGCCAACTTCAGATGGCAGTTAA
- a CDS encoding DUF3131 domain-containing protein, which produces MLNDHLARANEPPTIAENRASCPINQQALTAQERQYAQVAWQYFRDNMQPQTGLVNSVERYPSTSLWDMGNSLMALHAARSLNLIDQADFDYRLNQFLQTLGTLPLVDRTLPNKAYNTATAKMVDYENQPSRHGIGWSAIDIGRLLAALHIVQDCHPRYQDWIRGVVSKWQLQRAIDQGQLIGAIRTTQRRQLVQEGRLGYEEYAALGFDLWGFTAPKALDRRAFRKFVEIYGIQIPVDQRTYATTNASNYVVSESYILQRLEFGGDPEFAATAAKILAVQQRRYEKTGILTALSEDHVKGKPHFLYNTIYANGISWATITEDNQAYAKLRSLSTKAAFGWHYLYPDNDYAQRLFDVAKTLKPATAAGFYAGQFERNQMPNQVLTANTNGLILECLLYKAQGYQPLTRSAQRSGRASSTAATTVMPVVNHSAATSALPEKTGSVTASSSSDHPPSRLVNAGETRHSVKPPVLLGAYSQRYLGEQAAIDQDLHGISQWAGKRLSLAGLFFDLEDENPSYNIPRQLEKLHQNGLTAFLNFSARHPAAKLANGDLDRQIQQIAQAFATWAKQGGQRMAFLAPLPEMNGAWEPYGEDPANFKRAYQRIQRIFTEAGVPSSAVRWTFAPNGWSPTQQHKFEHYYPGDAAVDVVAFSGYNWGHCQYQSWKQWDSPDAVFGPYLQRLRVMAPDKLIVIAQTASTSTTSQGENAAQKDQWLRDSYRYLAASPAVQGILYFNLQKECDWPIYTPKGPNSQGFKDAVAHDAFAYRPPGQLRDAGF; this is translated from the coding sequence ATGCTGAATGATCATCTTGCGCGTGCTAATGAACCCCCAACCATCGCCGAAAATCGAGCCAGCTGCCCGATCAACCAACAAGCACTGACTGCTCAGGAGCGGCAGTATGCGCAGGTGGCTTGGCAGTATTTTCGCGATAATATGCAGCCTCAGACAGGGCTAGTGAATTCGGTCGAACGTTACCCTTCGACTTCCCTGTGGGATATGGGTAATAGTTTAATGGCGTTGCATGCGGCACGATCACTCAATCTGATTGATCAAGCCGATTTTGACTATCGGTTGAACCAGTTTTTGCAAACCTTGGGGACATTACCCCTTGTTGATCGCACCTTGCCGAATAAAGCCTATAACACGGCCACAGCCAAGATGGTGGATTACGAAAATCAGCCGTCACGTCACGGCATCGGTTGGTCAGCGATTGATATTGGTCGCTTATTGGCGGCATTGCATATCGTACAAGATTGTCATCCCCGCTACCAGGATTGGATTCGGGGCGTTGTGTCTAAGTGGCAACTACAACGGGCGATCGATCAAGGGCAGTTAATTGGTGCAATCCGTACGACTCAACGACGGCAGCTGGTTCAGGAAGGACGTTTGGGCTATGAAGAATATGCCGCTTTAGGGTTTGATTTGTGGGGTTTCACGGCACCTAAAGCCCTCGATCGTCGGGCTTTTCGGAAGTTTGTCGAGATTTACGGCATCCAAATTCCGGTTGATCAGCGGACCTATGCCACGACGAATGCCAGTAACTATGTAGTGAGTGAATCTTATATTCTGCAACGGTTGGAGTTTGGTGGCGATCCAGAATTTGCAGCAACGGCGGCGAAAATTTTGGCAGTGCAGCAACGACGATATGAAAAAACTGGCATTTTGACCGCTTTATCCGAGGATCACGTCAAGGGAAAACCACATTTTCTCTACAACACGATCTATGCGAACGGCATTTCTTGGGCCACGATTACAGAAGATAATCAGGCCTATGCCAAACTTCGAAGTCTGAGTACGAAAGCTGCCTTTGGTTGGCATTATCTCTATCCGGATAATGACTATGCCCAACGGCTCTTTGATGTCGCGAAGACGCTAAAACCGGCAACGGCGGCCGGGTTTTATGCCGGCCAATTTGAACGTAATCAAATGCCGAATCAAGTCCTGACGGCGAATACGAATGGCTTAATCTTGGAATGTCTGCTCTATAAGGCGCAAGGCTATCAGCCATTAACCCGATCGGCCCAACGTTCCGGTCGTGCGTCATCGACTGCTGCGACAACTGTGATGCCTGTGGTGAATCACTCAGCGGCGACATCAGCATTGCCTGAAAAGACAGGTTCTGTCACCGCATCCAGCTCCAGCGATCATCCGCCATCCCGCTTGGTCAACGCTGGGGAGACGCGGCATTCGGTAAAACCCCCGGTACTGTTAGGTGCCTATAGCCAGCGTTATTTGGGTGAACAAGCGGCAATTGATCAAGATTTGCATGGAATCAGTCAATGGGCGGGAAAACGTTTATCCTTAGCCGGTTTATTTTTTGATTTAGAAGATGAGAATCCGTCCTATAACATTCCGCGTCAGCTAGAAAAGCTGCATCAGAATGGGTTGACGGCATTTTTGAATTTCTCCGCCCGGCACCCTGCGGCAAAACTGGCAAATGGCGATCTCGATCGGCAAATTCAGCAGATTGCCCAAGCTTTTGCGACCTGGGCAAAACAGGGTGGTCAGCGGATGGCATTTCTGGCTCCCTTACCGGAGATGAATGGTGCCTGGGAACCCTACGGCGAAGATCCGGCCAACTTTAAACGGGCATATCAGCGGATTCAACGAATTTTCACCGAGGCGGGTGTGCCCTCCAGTGCAGTCCGATGGACCTTCGCGCCGAATGGCTGGAGCCCGACCCAACAGCATAAATTTGAGCATTACTATCCAGGGGATGCGGCTGTCGATGTCGTCGCCTTCAGTGGCTATAACTGGGGTCACTGTCAGTATCAAAGCTGGAAACAGTGGGATTCTCCCGATGCGGTGTTTGGTCCTTATTTGCAACGCTTACGGGTAATGGCTCCGGATAAACTGATCGTGATTGCTCAAACGGCCAGCACCAGCACAACCTCCCAGGGTGAAAACGCGGCCCAAAAAGATCAATGGCTGCGGGATAGCTATCGTTATTTAGCCGCATCACCAGCGGTCCAAGGCATTTTATATTTCAACTTGCAGAAGGAATGTGATTGGCCAATTTATACTCCGAAGGGACCTAATAGTCAGGGGTTTAAAGATGCCGTAGCCCATGATGCGTTTGCTTATCGGCCGCCGGGTCAGCTACGCGATGCGGGATTCTAG
- a CDS encoding DUF3131 domain-containing protein yields MTLPLFFLLAQVATPLPHHLPHPEALPQPSLEPPAGYSLSRLSVADRAAAKIAWKYFERNWDQRTGLVHSVDRLPWTTVWDQGSALLGIHAARQLGLMTADRFQQRITTTLGTLETLPLPPSGLPHKAYDTQTVRMLDLDMRPDPTGSSGYSALDVARLLGALHILRTHYPMLKPQIERIVARWNLEQLVQDGQLYGLSRDRRGRLQRVQEGRSGYEQYAAYMLQLWDLDAAKALRNPAVDWIEIEGDMLEVDQRNLTNSGASNYLTSDPYLLLAMEVGLPQSLQPQVDTLLGVQEKRFQRTQILTAVNEDSLDRFPYFLYYNVYANDQIWQPITAQGKAYPHLRFLSTKAAFAWHALKPQHPYTQRLRQAVQPLGDAHRGYYSGRYENARYGNNVAVNVNTNAIILESLLYRLHQGKPLAQPR; encoded by the coding sequence ATGACACTTCCTCTATTCTTCCTGCTGGCACAAGTTGCCACCCCGTTGCCGCATCATCTGCCGCACCCAGAAGCGTTACCGCAGCCTTCCCTCGAGCCACCAGCCGGCTATTCGCTGTCACGCTTATCAGTTGCCGATCGTGCCGCCGCGAAAATCGCTTGGAAATATTTTGAGCGTAACTGGGATCAACGCACGGGGCTGGTCCATTCCGTCGATCGTTTGCCTTGGACCACTGTCTGGGACCAAGGCAGCGCGCTGTTAGGGATTCATGCGGCACGGCAGTTGGGCTTGATGACTGCCGATCGTTTCCAACAACGAATTACCACCACCTTAGGGACATTGGAAACACTGCCATTGCCACCTAGTGGTTTACCCCATAAGGCCTATGATACCCAAACGGTCAGGATGCTGGATTTGGATATGCGCCCTGATCCCACCGGAAGTAGTGGCTACTCGGCGCTAGATGTGGCGCGATTATTAGGTGCGTTGCACATATTGCGGACCCATTATCCGATGCTGAAACCGCAAATCGAACGGATTGTCGCGCGCTGGAATCTGGAACAACTAGTGCAAGATGGCCAGCTCTACGGTCTCAGCCGAGATCGCCGGGGGCGTTTACAGCGAGTTCAAGAGGGGCGCTCTGGCTATGAACAATATGCCGCGTATATGCTACAACTCTGGGATCTCGATGCGGCCAAAGCCTTGCGTAATCCGGCGGTAGATTGGATTGAAATCGAAGGTGATATGCTCGAAGTTGACCAACGTAATTTGACGAATTCTGGTGCGAGTAACTATCTCACGAGTGATCCCTATTTACTCTTGGCGATGGAAGTTGGTTTGCCGCAGTCATTGCAGCCGCAGGTGGATACCTTATTAGGAGTGCAGGAAAAGCGATTTCAGCGCACGCAAATTTTAACCGCAGTGAACGAAGACTCCCTCGATCGATTTCCTTATTTCCTGTATTACAACGTCTATGCCAATGACCAAATTTGGCAGCCAATCACCGCTCAGGGCAAGGCCTATCCGCATCTGCGGTTTCTCAGCACAAAAGCGGCTTTTGCTTGGCATGCCTTAAAGCCGCAGCATCCCTATACGCAGCGATTACGTCAGGCCGTCCAACCACTTGGCGATGCGCATCGTGGCTACTATTCGGGTCGCTATGAAAATGCCCGCTATGGTAATAACGTGGCGGTGAACGTGAATACGAATGCGATTATTTTGGAGAGTCTGTTGTATCGCTTGCATCAGGGAAAACCACTGGCTCAACCGCGCTAA
- a CDS encoding glycosyltransferase family 2 protein: MTSILLHSPTSFSGNHQSRLKRNTLLFRYFAEINLVLGVWYLHWRIFHSLNFQALWLAVPLLIAEVYSYFSGLLFVIGLWRPIERQTQSLDALMPSLPLADYPTIDVFVTCYNEPLEIIEQTTRAALKLRYPIDKLRVYVLDDGNSVAVQDLVHRINRELKQSRSMQNWKQRLLKKLTDDKMQLHQLESLADDLPPIEELLAQAPVGPQAQPASTLIYVIEQLLKASSQSEQTLSAQLQRQKQQLIESIAQTEQALQNMQRCRYIARPKPRDRAHHAKAGNINYALFCGDTDGEFIITLDADHVLKAQFLQRVLPYFFTFNLEFGKYISNRVAFVQTPQDFHNLPADDPFGHGAHLFYGPIQQGKDGLNAAFYTGTNAILRREALMSVGIKKFSRKLRRNHEYLEEFELIGALATNSITEDMNTAMHLHANGWQSVYHHELLAEGLAPDDLGATLKQRLRWAQGTIQVLLRDNPLTLKGLTLWQRLQYFQTMYSYFSGFATLVYLIAPLVYFFAGTSAVEVAGASFALHFLPVFLCNRVTFLIAAWGIPLREIWRAEQYAIALFPVFIQAVLSVITGQSLSFQVTPKQRQSGVYVKLVIPQLVIFCLTLGGILWSGYRFTQGQLANPWVYGINSLWGFYNVCVLWSILRAAIWQPPTPPPKPSTKVASRSLTRV, translated from the coding sequence ATGACTTCTATTCTGTTACATTCACCGACCTCATTTTCGGGAAATCATCAATCAAGGTTGAAACGTAATACACTGTTATTTCGATATTTTGCCGAAATTAATCTTGTTCTTGGTGTGTGGTATCTGCACTGGCGGATTTTCCACTCTTTGAATTTTCAGGCTTTGTGGCTGGCTGTGCCCTTGCTGATTGCTGAGGTTTATAGCTACTTTAGCGGCCTCTTATTTGTGATTGGTCTATGGCGACCGATCGAACGCCAAACTCAGTCCCTCGATGCCTTGATGCCAAGTTTGCCGCTGGCGGATTATCCGACGATCGATGTGTTTGTGACTTGCTATAACGAACCGCTCGAAATCATTGAACAGACAACCCGGGCGGCACTCAAACTGCGCTACCCGATCGATAAATTGCGCGTCTATGTATTGGATGACGGTAATTCCGTCGCTGTTCAAGATTTGGTCCACCGCATCAATCGTGAGTTAAAGCAATCACGATCGATGCAGAATTGGAAACAGCGCTTACTCAAAAAACTCACTGACGACAAGATGCAGCTACACCAGCTTGAATCGCTGGCTGATGATTTACCCCCGATCGAGGAACTATTGGCCCAAGCCCCCGTTGGTCCTCAGGCCCAGCCCGCATCGACGTTGATCTATGTGATTGAGCAATTATTAAAAGCATCGAGTCAATCGGAGCAGACGCTTTCAGCGCAGTTACAACGTCAAAAGCAACAGCTAATTGAGTCGATTGCCCAAACTGAACAGGCTTTGCAGAATATGCAGCGCTGTCGCTATATTGCCCGACCAAAACCGCGCGATCGGGCCCACCATGCGAAAGCGGGCAATATTAACTACGCGTTGTTCTGTGGTGATACTGATGGTGAATTTATTATCACCTTAGATGCTGACCATGTTCTCAAAGCGCAATTTCTCCAGCGTGTGCTGCCGTACTTTTTTACCTTTAACCTGGAGTTTGGTAAATATATCAGCAATCGTGTGGCCTTTGTTCAAACGCCGCAGGATTTTCATAATTTGCCAGCGGACGATCCCTTTGGACATGGGGCACATTTATTCTATGGGCCAATTCAGCAGGGTAAAGATGGCTTAAATGCCGCCTTCTATACGGGCACAAATGCGATTCTGCGGCGAGAAGCGCTCATGAGTGTGGGGATTAAAAAGTTTTCGCGGAAACTGCGCCGTAACCATGAATACTTAGAAGAATTTGAACTGATTGGGGCCTTAGCGACAAATAGTATTACGGAAGATATGAATACGGCCATGCATCTCCATGCGAATGGGTGGCAATCGGTCTATCATCATGAGCTTTTGGCCGAAGGTCTTGCGCCGGATGATTTGGGTGCGACCCTCAAGCAGCGGCTGCGTTGGGCCCAGGGGACGATTCAGGTATTGCTGCGGGATAATCCACTGACTTTAAAAGGGCTAACGCTGTGGCAGCGCTTGCAATATTTTCAGACAATGTACAGTTATTTTTCTGGCTTTGCTACGTTGGTGTATTTGATTGCGCCTTTGGTTTACTTCTTTGCCGGAACCTCGGCAGTTGAGGTGGCGGGTGCGAGTTTTGCGCTACACTTCTTGCCGGTTTTTCTGTGCAATCGGGTGACGTTTTTAATTGCTGCGTGGGGAATTCCACTGCGGGAGATTTGGCGGGCTGAACAATATGCGATCGCCCTATTCCCTGTGTTTATCCAAGCGGTATTAAGTGTGATTACGGGGCAGTCGCTATCGTTCCAAGTGACGCCGAAGCAGCGTCAGTCAGGTGTATATGTCAAATTAGTGATTCCCCAATTGGTGATTTTCTGTCTGACCTTGGGCGGCATCCTGTGGAGTGGTTATCGCTTTACCCAGGGACAACTAGCAAATCCTTGGGTCTATGGCATTAACAGCTTGTGGGGATTTTATAACGTGTGTGTTCTGTGGTCGATTTTGCGGGCTGCGATATGGCAACCGCCAACTCCGCCACCGAAGCCTTCTACCAAGGTGGCATCCCGCTCCTTAACCCGCGTTTAG
- a CDS encoding STAS domain-containing protein: MLTQSTEVKFLRLSGTFDSRRSQEIQQQLDQLQVKAGDMVVMNLQDVDHMNSSGIGVLVLLLKQLQAMQVRFYLCYPSAAVMLALRMSGMLRNFAIYGHDRPQRLRGRLPGLSQTRRSDIGSPV; the protein is encoded by the coding sequence ATGCTGACACAATCGACTGAGGTAAAATTTCTGCGATTATCAGGCACTTTTGATAGTCGCCGGAGCCAAGAAATTCAGCAACAGCTAGATCAATTGCAGGTGAAGGCCGGTGATATGGTCGTGATGAACTTGCAGGATGTGGACCATATGAATAGTTCGGGCATTGGGGTATTAGTGTTACTCCTGAAGCAACTGCAGGCGATGCAGGTGCGGTTTTACCTGTGCTACCCAAGTGCTGCTGTGATGTTGGCCTTACGGATGTCGGGGATGCTACGCAACTTTGCGATCTACGGCCATGATCGGCCTCAACGTTTGCGAGGTCGATTGCCTGGGCTGTCACAAACTCGTCGATCGGATATTGGATCTCCGGTATAA
- a CDS encoding PFE-CTERM domain-containing protein: MKTANPVRWRHAKRISAVSIAITVTILGGMNPAKADENVIVNFEDASSRGLSDNQAVTDQYIREGFTFGLDNDLDGVIDAGSSAALEQTGADTTSGFISKTNGKDAAADGYYDEANGITYADRLGTNFLRTGGLGGNGGNLLISYTNGTSAASGELWDIDGGGNRQEQWLVQALNKDGDIVETITSPLGIDTKGDYESRPWMWSFERESADIKAIRMVFSGEGKASSVGLAFDNFSAYSVERPVGATVTPVPYELESSLGLMGVAGIIGYRKFKSKLKRSQTPVTFN; this comes from the coding sequence ATGAAAACAGCAAATCCAGTGCGATGGCGGCACGCAAAACGTATTAGCGCCGTTAGTATCGCGATTACCGTAACCATCCTAGGCGGGATGAATCCAGCGAAAGCCGATGAGAATGTTATTGTCAACTTTGAGGATGCCAGCTCACGCGGACTTAGCGATAACCAAGCCGTGACCGATCAATATATCCGTGAAGGATTTACCTTTGGTCTGGACAACGATCTGGACGGTGTGATTGATGCGGGTAGCTCCGCCGCACTCGAACAAACTGGTGCGGACACAACATCAGGCTTCATCAGTAAAACCAATGGTAAAGATGCCGCTGCCGATGGCTATTATGATGAAGCCAATGGCATCACCTACGCCGATCGCCTCGGCACAAACTTCCTCCGCACAGGTGGATTGGGTGGCAATGGCGGCAACCTATTAATTTCCTATACCAACGGCACTTCAGCCGCCTCTGGTGAACTATGGGATATTGATGGTGGTGGCAACCGCCAAGAGCAATGGCTCGTGCAAGCCCTCAACAAAGACGGTGATATCGTCGAAACCATCACCAGTCCCCTCGGGATTGATACCAAAGGCGATTATGAATCACGGCCTTGGATGTGGTCCTTCGAGCGTGAGTCCGCCGACATTAAAGCGATTCGGATGGTCTTTAGCGGTGAAGGCAAAGCGAGTAGCGTCGGTCTAGCCTTTGATAATTTCTCCGCCTACTCGGTCGAACGCCCGGTTGGTGCGACAGTGACACCTGTGCCCTATGAACTAGAGTCATCTTTGGGATTAATGGGGGTTGCTGGCATTATTGGCTATCGCAAATTCAAGTCGAAGCTGAAGCGATCGCAGACACCAGTAACGTTTAACTAA
- a CDS encoding class I SAM-dependent methyltransferase, which produces MPSNEQPSGPKVQFVDSLRSSLENHEFVRLTLTGYRGEEQQLNSLRLQLVRLKAGLRLAFTYRYKTKEIVKNLEMTAGINQVETLLGVNFVNARLFTTVQDVQLNYNKRLKPRLVVSKPTFPGAVEALPQGNDRQKQRYIEPANNIYLQALGISNAQGHILRTREAKFKQINKFIEIVESLYQASDLAQRDSITILDMGSGKGYLTFALYDFLNNVLDQSAVVTGIEARPELVDFCNQTAAQAQFDQLKFESGTIQSMVKRPMDMAIALHACDTATDDVIFTSIQANASIIVLAPCCHKQIRRELNQSAEVKAIWEFGILLERQAQLVTDRLRSLFLALHGYQTKVFEFISSEHTDKNIMITATKSAKSRNRDAILQQIQQIKQLYGIRSYYLEDLLAAHARLQPNLEQLIKPSATDNSGDLGG; this is translated from the coding sequence ATGCCTTCTAACGAACAGCCATCCGGTCCTAAAGTTCAGTTTGTTGACTCGTTGCGATCGAGCCTGGAAAATCATGAGTTTGTGCGGCTCACGTTGACGGGTTACCGGGGTGAAGAGCAGCAGCTAAATTCTCTACGTCTACAACTGGTTCGGTTAAAGGCTGGATTGCGATTAGCGTTTACTTATCGCTACAAAACCAAGGAAATTGTCAAAAATCTTGAAATGACTGCGGGCATTAATCAAGTTGAGACATTGCTTGGCGTGAACTTTGTTAATGCGCGTTTGTTTACCACGGTTCAGGATGTACAGCTAAATTATAATAAGCGCCTCAAACCACGTCTTGTGGTGTCGAAGCCAACCTTTCCAGGTGCGGTGGAGGCACTGCCACAGGGGAACGATCGCCAAAAGCAACGGTATATTGAGCCAGCAAATAATATTTATCTACAGGCGCTGGGAATTAGCAATGCTCAGGGCCATATTCTGCGGACCCGCGAAGCTAAGTTTAAGCAAATCAATAAATTTATTGAGATTGTCGAGAGTTTATATCAGGCATCGGATTTGGCGCAGCGTGACTCGATCACGATTTTGGATATGGGATCAGGTAAAGGGTATCTGACCTTTGCGCTATATGACTTTTTGAATAATGTGCTGGATCAGTCAGCGGTGGTGACGGGGATTGAAGCGCGGCCGGAATTGGTTGATTTCTGTAATCAGACTGCTGCGCAGGCCCAATTTGATCAGCTGAAATTTGAGTCGGGGACGATCCAAAGTATGGTCAAACGGCCGATGGATATGGCGATCGCCCTGCATGCCTGTGATACTGCGACGGATGATGTGATTTTCACCAGTATTCAAGCCAATGCGTCGATTATTGTGTTGGCCCCTTGCTGCCATAAGCAAATTCGGCGGGAGCTGAATCAGTCGGCTGAGGTGAAGGCAATCTGGGAATTTGGGATTTTATTGGAACGTCAGGCGCAGCTTGTAACCGATCGGTTACGCTCGCTGTTTTTAGCGTTACACGGCTACCAAACGAAGGTATTTGAGTTTATCTCATCGGAGCATACGGATAAAAACATCATGATTACCGCCACAAAATCGGCAAAGTCGCGGAATCGTGATGCGATTCTCCAGCAAATTCAGCAAATTAAGCAGCTATACGGCATTAGATCCTATTACCTTGAGGACTTATTGGCCGCCCATGCGCGATTGCAGCCGAACTTGGAGCAGTTGATCAAGCCATCGGCGACGGATAATTCAGGCGATTTAGGTGGCTAA
- the crtA gene encoding cyanoexosortase A codes for MQLNRFPLGRSHRQSKLTRHFSKLMNRSGLGYLGLGLIILHLLMTWKFTGNTDQFLLSVMFWSAIALLVWQKRAQLTLRSNWFCCTLGSFILAIGLTKSLSLVTSESEFVRFFPAIAGLGLGLIASGYHWRQYWRELSLIGILIIPPGVVGRLIEWAIGLPIQKLIAQSATFLLHYLNVGVVREGAEIISRSGIVRVEYACTGIPIFILLLQLAILMGIAFSIQRSQGILLIAIAISLAWLLSTIRVAVMTSVLAQPETFDYWHGSSGGQIFSTSAIVVFALICQKFPAVAKALS; via the coding sequence ATGCAATTAAACCGCTTTCCCCTAGGCCGATCGCACCGGCAATCGAAATTAACGCGGCATTTCAGTAAGTTGATGAATCGATCGGGCCTCGGCTATCTCGGGCTCGGGCTGATCATCCTCCACTTGCTAATGACCTGGAAGTTCACGGGAAATACCGATCAATTCTTACTCAGTGTGATGTTCTGGAGCGCGATCGCCCTCTTAGTTTGGCAAAAACGCGCGCAGCTGACATTACGGAGCAACTGGTTTTGCTGTACGTTAGGCAGCTTTATCCTGGCCATCGGCCTGACTAAGTCCTTGTCCCTAGTTACCTCTGAGTCAGAATTTGTCCGCTTCTTCCCGGCGATTGCCGGTCTCGGCTTAGGGTTAATTGCCTCGGGATACCACTGGCGCCAATATTGGCGCGAATTATCCCTGATTGGAATTTTGATTATTCCCCCCGGCGTTGTAGGGCGTCTAATCGAGTGGGCCATCGGCCTGCCGATCCAGAAACTAATTGCCCAAAGTGCCACATTTTTACTGCATTATCTGAATGTCGGCGTGGTCCGCGAAGGGGCAGAAATTATTTCGCGTAGTGGAATTGTCCGGGTGGAATATGCCTGCACTGGAATTCCAATTTTTATCCTGCTGCTCCAACTCGCAATCTTGATGGGTATCGCGTTTTCAATCCAACGCTCACAAGGCATCTTGCTGATTGCGATCGCCATTAGCCTTGCTTGGCTTTTATCAACCATTCGGGTGGCGGTCATGACCAGCGTCCTCGCCCAGCCCGAAACTTTCGACTACTGGCATGGCTCATCCGGTGGCCAAATCTTTTCTACCAGTGCAATTGTCGTTTTTGCCTTAATTTGTCAAAAGTTTCCAGCGGTGGCGAAGGCTCTATCATGA